In Tamandua tetradactyla isolate mTamTet1 chromosome 7, mTamTet1.pri, whole genome shotgun sequence, the following are encoded in one genomic region:
- the TMEM121B gene encoding transmembrane protein 121B translates to MHPALGNPRSVSSSSASFQPPPAAARLQPLFLRGGSSRGRRGSGDSSTSTSTSRGGGGGRRGGGGGGSPSSSTGAEREDDDESISISKPLVPATAAAAAAAGIPGPPAPGSAPAADPAPAAFSSSTTTSSSASTPTSSCSMTAADFGGGTAAGAVGGPGGRSAGVAGGTGTGSGASCCSCCCCCGRPGRPGRRGRRRGCAPSPGCRWGYQALSVVLLLAQGGLLDLYLIAVTDLYWCSWIATDLVVVVGWAIFFAKNSRGRRGGAVGSAHNHHQHHHHAAPPLHLPTASAGAGAGAKGRGSRGGAGGSWGGPGAAGPAGEFAFAYLAWLIYSIAFTPKVVLILGTSILDLIELRAPFGTTGFRLTMALSVPLLYSLVRAISEAGAPPGSAGPLLLQPQQHRAAGCFLGTCLDLLDSFTLVELMLEGRVPLPAHLRYLLIAVYFLTLASPVLWLYELNAAAAAASSWGQASGPGSCSRLLRLLGGCLVDVPLLALRCLLVVSYQQPLSIFMLKNLFFLGCRGLEALEGCWDRGSRASPSRARGSYGAPPSAPPPPPPLPAPQGGSQLGHCISENEGGPHGYVNTLAVASHN, encoded by the coding sequence ATGCACCCTGCCCTCGGCAACCCGCGCTCGGTCTCGTCCTCGTCCGCCTCCTTCCAGCCGCCCCCCGCCGCCGCCCGGCTGCAGCCCCTTTTCCTCCGGGGGGGCTCCTCCCGCGGCCGGAGAGGCTCGGGCGACAgcagcaccagcaccagcaccagcagAGGGGGAGGCGGCGGCAGAcgcggcgggggcggcggcggctCCCCGAGCAGCAGTACGGGCGCCGAGCGAGAGGACGACGACGAGAGCATCAGCATCAGCAAGCCGCTGGTgcccgccaccgccgccgccgccgccgcagccgGGATCCCGGGACCCCCGGCACCGGGGAGCGCCCCAGCCGCCGACCCCGCGCCCGCCGCCTTCTCCTCCTcgaccaccacctcctcctccgcCTCCACGCCCACCTCCTCCTGCAGCATGACAGCCGCGGACTTCGGCGGGGGCACGGCGGCCGGGGCCGTCGGGGGACCCGGGGGCCGCTCGGCGGGGGTCGCGGGCGGCACCGGGACCGGCAGCGGCGCCTCCTGCTGTtcgtgctgctgctgctgcggcCGCCCCGGCCGTCCGGGCCGCAGGGGTCGGCGCCGCGGCTGCGCCCCCAGCCCTGGGTGCCGCTGGGGCTACCAGGCGCTGTCCGTGGTGCTGCTGCTGGCTCAGGGCGGCCTGCTGGACCTGTACCTCATCGCCGTCACCGACCTATATTGGTGCTCCTGGATTGCCACCgacctggtggtggtggtgggctgGGCCATCTTCTTCGCCAAGAACAGCCGGGGCCGTCGGGGCGGCGCGGTGGGCAGCGCGCACAACCATCATCAGCACCACCACCACGCGGCGCCGCCTCTGCACCTTCCGACAGCCTCAGCGGGAGCCGGGGCCGGGGCCAAGGGGCGGGGCAGCCGCGGGGGCGCGGGAGGCTCCTGGGGTGGCCCGGGCGCGGCCGGGCCGGCAGGCGAGTTCGCTTTCGCCTACTTGGCCTGGCTCATCTACTCCATCGCCTTCACACCCAAGGTGGTGCTCATCCTGGGCACGTCCATCCTGGACCTCATCGAGCTGCGCGCGCCCTTTGGCACCACGGGCTTCCGCCTCACCATGGCGCTGTCCGTGCCCCTGCTCTACAGCCTGGTACGGGCCATCAGCGAGGCGGGCGCCCCCCCGGGCTCAGCGGGTCCCCTGCTCCTGCAGCCCCAGCAGCATCGCGCCGCCGGCTGCTTCCTGGGCACGTGTCTGGACCTGCTCGACAGCTTCACCCTGGTAGAGCTGATGCTGGAAGGCCGCGTGCCGTTGCCGGCGCACCTTCGCTACCTGCTCATTGCCGTCTACTTCCTCACCCTCGCCTCGCCGGTGCTCTGGCTCTACGAGCTCAATGCGGCAGCTGCGGCAGCTTCGTCCTGGGGCCAGGCCTCCGGGCCGGGCAGCTGCAGCCGCCTCCTACGCCTGTTGGGTGGCTGCCTGGTGGACGTGCCGCTGCTGGCGCTGCGCTGCCTCCTGGTGGTTAGCTACCAGCAGCCTCTCTCCATCTTCATGCTCAAGAACCTCTTCTTCCTGGGCTGCCGCGGCCTGGAGGCCCTGGAGGGATGCTGGGACCGGGGCAGTCGGGCCTCCCCGAGTCGGGCCAGGGGGAGCTACGGTGCTCCACCCTCGGCTCCACCGCCGCCTCCGCCGCTGCCAGCTCCTCAGGGAGGCTCCCAGCTGGGCCACTGCATCTCCGAGAACGAGGGGGGCCCCCATGGCTATGTCAACACCCTGGCTGTGGCTTCCCATAATTGA